A genomic segment from Nicotiana tabacum cultivar K326 chromosome 7, ASM71507v2, whole genome shotgun sequence encodes:
- the LOC107759293 gene encoding uncharacterized protein LOC107759293, whose translation MFSFDPLTSILNKNKLEGPNYVDWKRNLDIVLTAEGYKFVITEECPEKPENDTNDQVKAYDKWVKVDEMARCYILAYMANVLQHQHQSMGSAYDMLESLKKMFGEKNRAAKQTTMKSLLNTKMAEGSSVRDHILKMMSLPNELEVLGAVIDKESQVEMVLL comes from the coding sequence ATGTTTTCATTCGACCCACTTACCTCAATTTTGAACAAAAACAAGTTAGAAGGACCGAATTATGTTGACTGGAAAAGGAATCTTGATATTGTCCTAACAGCTGAAGGTTACAAATTTGTAATCACCGAGGAGTGCCCAGAAAAACCTGAAAATGATACTAATGATCAGGTTAAGGCCTATGACAAATGGGTTAAGGTTGATGAGATGGCGCGATGTTACATTCTTGCCTATATGGCGAATGTTTTGCAACATCAGCATCAGTCTATGGGGTCTGCTTATGACATGCTCGAAAGTCTTAAAAAGATGTTCGGTGAGAAAAATCGTGCGGCTAAGCAGACAACCATGAAATCCCTTTTGAACACCAAGATGGCTGAAGGATCATCGGTCAGGGACCACATTCTAAAGATGATGAGTCTTCCGAATGAACTGGAGGTCCTTGGAGCTGTGATTGATAAGGAGTCTCAAGTTGAGATGGTCTTGCTGtga